The following are encoded together in the Salvelinus alpinus chromosome 37, SLU_Salpinus.1, whole genome shotgun sequence genome:
- the LOC139566117 gene encoding uncharacterized protein codes for MDKRVKAAASTGPPLPLSSLRLLVSPLRLMYSFVWHVVNQRNVMHYGKVEEFVTVVTEAVPKLLSYKQRAQLILGLRARMILEMFRNDCPPNPQAIQRLLGKINISASAGQQDMEVEESQANFVALVQTLLKNPYERKHFFQEEFHTHYGSKYDTALQALVGGLVLRLEQLLSVPDLSQIASIISAAPSDLEECGQFVSDPEHLKILLQHQNLLNKIQLNKNVPVTSSVGDCVLSSLSFRLACGMPSMEPDLDKPSESLEATLSLMNPASFSDLEDLGMMSDDSPHAGEDSTIEREEDARDNGNGVKNAVCDNALPESVSSPQGVSGLVGGSPSKGAPTVRSMLPTQRHQQLVSLMSSSFTKSSPLQIVKLVIPATVTNGNQPCNPPVKVASVHQWVSHIASNSISLPSLPPLPQNNDVDKEIRSGDTCLGSSVVIGGQETEANLFEKAVIRRRWVPKPQRITVPSKRRIPEATIICQECGKSFVYPSQLENHLRIHTGEKPFKCTECGRAFRSLGGMTTHMKNHSEARPFKCDECDKGFRKKADLKKHQLIHTGAKPHKCTICGKGFSQAFYCRIHIQSHASENNFPCTHCQKRFPTQYKLSVHERWHTMERPFICEQCGMRFFHPSGLKRHMGYHIGNRPFLCAQCGKTFVYEFDLKKHQRDHGPKPKIPCPVCQKVFGSNGLIKAHMFTHTSVKPYRCDICDKTFKQSSSLSSHKRLHTGERPYHCDMCGKTYKLNQHLKEHIIIHHTTEGHPCDQCGKVFKLPRLLKAHERLHSGERSEQTRKYSHTNRRRRHSSKRS; via the exons ATGGACAAACGAGTCAAAGCGGCTGCCAGTACGG gtccccctcttcctctctcctctttacgACTATTGGTTTCCCCGCTGCGGCTGATGTATTCATTTGTATGGCATGTGGTGAATCAACGCAATGTGATGCACTATGGGAAGGTCGAGGAATTTGTGACTGTGGTGACTGAAGCTGTTCCAAAGTTGCTGAGTTACAAACAGAGGGCTCAACTCATCCTGGGCCTGAGAGCAAGG ATGATCTTGGAGATGTTCCGCAACGATTGTCCACCTAACCCTCAGGCCATCCAACGTCTCCTGGGAAAGATTAACATCAGTGCATCCGCAGGG CAGCAAGATATGGAAGTGGAGGAGTCACAGGCTAACTTTGTGGCACTGGTCCAAACCCTGCTGAAAAACCCTTATGAGAGGAAGCACTTCTTCCAG GAGGAGTTCCATACACATTATGGCTCCAAGTATGACACAGCACTGCAGGCCCTTGTGGGAGGCTTGGTCCTCAGACTGGAACAACTGCTATCTGTGCCAGATCTCTCCCAG aTAGCATCCATtatcagtgctgccccctctgaCCTGGAGGAGTGTGGACAGTTTGTGTCTGACCCTGAGCACCTGAAGATCCTCCTCCAGCACCAGAACCTGCTAAATAAAATCCAGTTAAACAAAAATG TACCTGTCACTTCCTCTGTGGGTGACTGTGTGCTGTCTTCGCTGTCCTTCCGCCTCGCCTGTGGAATGCCATCAATGGAGCCAGATCTTGACAAGCCATCAGAATCACTAGAAGCCACTCTAAGCCTCATGAACCCTGCCTCCTTCAGTGACTTGGAGGATCTGGGAATGATGTCAGATGACTCGCCACATGCTGGAGAAGATAGTactatagagagagaagaggatgccAGGGATAACGGAAATGGGGTGAAAAATGCAGTGTGTGACAATGCACTGCCAGAGAGCGTGTCTAGTCCTCAAGGTGTTAGCGGACTAGTGGGAGGGTCACCATCAAAAGGGGCACCAACAGTAAGGAGTATGTTGCCAACACAGAGACACCAACAGCTTGTATCACTGATGAGTAGTTCCTTCACCAAATCCTCTCCTTTACAGATAGTCAAATTAGTCATCCCTGCCACGGTCACCAATGGGAACCAACCGTGTAACCCACCGGTCAAAGTAGCGAGTGTCCACCAGTGGGTCTCCCACATTGCAAGTAACTCGATCTCGCTCCCTTCCTTGCCACCCCTTCCACAAAACAATGATGTAGATAAGGAGATCCGGTCAGGTGACACATGTCTTGGAAGCAGTGTGGTAATTGGTGGTCAGGAAACAGAAGCCAATCTCTTTGAGAAGGCTGTTATCCGAAGGAGATGGGTGCCCAAGCCACAAAGAATAACAGTACCCTCGAAAAGGAGAATTCCTGAGGCAACCATAATTTGCCAggagtgtgggaagagttttgtctATCCGTCTCAGCTGGAAAATCACCTCcgcattcacacaggagagaaacctttcaaGTGCACTGAGTGTGGCAGGGCCTTCAGGTCCTTAGGAGGTATGACCACTCATATGAAAAATCACTCTGAAGCGCGGCCATTTAAGTGTGATGAGTGTGACAAGGGCTTTCGGAAAAAGGCTGACCTGAAGAAGCATCAGCTCATCCACACGGGTGCAAAACCACATAAATGCACCATCTGTGGAAAGGGCTTCAGCCAAGCATTCTATTGCAGAATACACATCCAGTCTCATGCAAGTGAAAATAACTTTCCCTGCACTCATTGTCAGAAGAGATTCCCAACCCAATACAAGCTGTCTGTCCACGAGCGCTGGCACACCATGGAGCGCCCGTTCATCTGTGAGCAGTGTGGGATGCGCTTCTTTCATCCCAGTGGGCTGAAGAGGCACATGGGCTATCACATTGGGAACCGCCCGTTCCTGTGTGCCCAGTGTGGAAAGACTTTTGTTTATGAGTTTGACCTGAAGAAACACCAAAGGGACCATGGCCCCAAGCCCAAGATCCCATGCCCTGTCTGCCAGAAGGTGTTTGGCAGCAACGGACTCATTAAGGCCCACATGTTTACGCACACCTCTGTAAAACCTTACAGATGTGACATATGtgacaagacctttaaacagagcAGCAGCTTGAGCAGTCACAAACGTCTGCACACAGGCGAACGCCCTTACCACTGTGACATGTGTGGGAAGACATACAAGCTGAATCAGCACCTGAAGGAGCACATAATTATCCACCACACGACGGAGGGGCACCCCTGTGACCAGTGTGGAAAGGTCTTCAAGTTACCACGTCTTCTAAAGGCGCATGAGCGGTTGCACTCAGGAGAGCGATCTGAGCAGACAAGGAAATACAGTCACACCAACCGTCGCAGGAGACATTCCTCCAAAAGGAGTTGA